The proteins below come from a single Eremothecium sinecaudum strain ATCC 58844 chromosome II, complete sequence genomic window:
- a CDS encoding HBR465Cp (Syntenic homolog of Ashbya gossypii AFR065W; Syntenic homolog of Saccharomyces cerevisiae YHR126C (ANS1)), whose protein sequence is MKFSNVATALAAVSVVSAQELVSQIDDGQIQATTITFSRVQASSSAPPAAPAASAPPAESNPPAAPPAESNPPASSVSLTTVTSTVASESASASGSVSTVSASETLTGDGGAASTTTTSNGQPLISQLTNGAANIAGSGAVAAGLMAAGALLL, encoded by the coding sequence ATGAAATTCTCAAATGTTGCTACCGCTCTCGCCGCTGTTTCTGTTGTCTCGGCACAGGAATTAGTTTCCCAAATTGACGATGGTCAAATCCAGGCTACTACTATCACTTTTAGCCGTGTTCAAGCATCATCATCTGCACCACCAGCTGCTCCAGCTGCTAGTGCTCCACCAGCTGAAAGCAACCCACCAGCTGCTCCACCAGCTGAGAGCAACCCACCAGCTTCCAGTGTTTCTTTGACCACTGTCACATCCACTGTTGCCAGTGAATCCGCATCTGCTTCCGGTTCTGTTTCTACCGTTTCAGCTTCCGAAACTTTGACTGGTGACGGTGGTGCTGCTTCTACTACCACCACCTCCAATGGTCAACCTTTGATTTCTCAGTTGACTAACGGTGCTGCTAACATTGCTGGTTCCGGTGCAGTCGCTGCTGGTTTGATGGCTGCCGGTGCCCTATTGTTATAA
- the FPR1 gene encoding peptidylprolyl isomerase FPR1 (Syntenic homolog of Ashbya gossypii AFR064C; Syntenic homolog of Saccharomyces cerevisiae YNL135C (FPR1)), with translation MSEVIEGNIKIERLSAGDGKTFPKAGDVVTIHYTGTLENGQKFDSSIDRGSPFQCNIGVGQVIKGWDTAIPKLSVGEKARLTIPGPYAYGPRGFPGLIPANATLVFDVELLKVN, from the coding sequence ATGTCAGAAGTTATTGAAGGCAACATTAAGATTGAGAGATTGTCCGCCGGTGACGGCAAGACCTTCCCAAAGGCCGGTGATGTGGTTACCATCCACTACACTGGTACTTTGGAGAACGGTCAAAAGTTCGACTCTTCTATCGACAGAGGTTCTCCATTCCAATGCAACATCGGTGTAGGTCAAGTCATTAAGGGCTGGGACACTGCCATTCCAAAGTTGTCTGTAGGTGAAAAGGCAAGATTGACTATTCCTGGGCCTTACGCTTACGGACCACGTGGGTTCCCAGGTTTGATTCCTGCTAATGCCACCTTGGTCTTCGACGTTGAATTGTTGAAGGTCAACTGA
- the EAF7 gene encoding Eaf7p (Syntenic homolog of Ashbya gossypii AFR063W; Syntenic homolog of Saccharomyces cerevisiae YNL136W (EAF7)) produces MALKWSTVDEIRLLKWVAQFKPAGIHKHFHMRCILERMNNPDEYPVTLLQNTEPKKIFTAQEVWEKLLEYYDLEEADKVENMTLDNTEDQNEGVALERRLQEQEEFSLPWSEYSELMLRNAKEPGTDGPGEEVSVLDRSDHSYGEADGGSTNAGSTGGVKNTTRKRATRRLTRRTRSQPGAGIDDEGMESVGNGDIGAQEAQGDQTRSDREGQLSESEKEEAVEEEDEELEGLVADEGEQPNTKKPRTRSQIGDIPPAEAATPIVGSPSSPATRTRKKAPNPPVRRRLRNRK; encoded by the coding sequence ATGGCGTTAAAGTGGTCTACTGTTGACGAGATACGATTGCTCAAATGGGTGGCGCAGTTTAAGCCCGCCGGAATTCACAAGCATTTTCATATGAGATGTATATTGGAAAGAATGAACAATCCCGATGAGTACCCAGTGACACTGCTGCAGAATACCGAACCCAAGAAGATATTCACAGCCCAAGAAGTTTGGGAAAAGCTACTAGAGTATTATGATCTCGAGGAAGCTGATAAGGTCGAAAATATGACATTAGATAACACCGAAGATCAGAATGAAGGCGTGGCGCTTGAGCGACGATTGCAGGAACAAGAAGAGTTCTCCCTTCCCTGGAGCGAATATAGCGAGCTAATGCTCCGAAATGCCAAGGAACCCGGTACAGATGGCCCGGGTGAAGAAGTTTCGGTGCTTGACCGGAGCGATCATAGTTACGGAGAAGCAGATGGGGGTTCAACCAATGCAGGTTCTACTGGTGGAGTCAAAAATACGACGCGAAAAAGGGCTACAAGGAGACTCACGCGAAGAACTAGAAGCCAGCCTGGGGCTGGGATAGATGATGAAGGCATGGAATCGGTTGGAAATGGTGATATTGGCGCCCAGGAAGCACAGGGCGATCAAACGCGAAGTGATAGAGAAGGCCAATTATCCGAGTCGGAAAAAGAAGAGGCTGTagaagaggaagatgaagagCTCGAGGGCTTGGTTGCAGACGAAGGCGAACAGCCGAACACTAAGAAGCCGCGTACAAGATCACAGATAGGTGACATTCCACCTGCAGAAGCAGCAACCCCTATAGTTGGCTCACCGTCCTCTCCTGCCACAAGGACAAGGAAGAAGGCCCCAAATCCGCCAGTTAGACGCAGATTGAGGAACAGAAAGTAA
- the NAM9 gene encoding mitochondrial 37S ribosomal protein uS4m (Syntenic homolog of Ashbya gossypii AFR062C; Syntenic homolog of Saccharomyces cerevisiae YNL137C (NAM9)): MPRKAVLLNSLAKGRIRASFNKYNLFNLYKKPHIEFRSTTLFQQKWKSKQETRAYHGDHITESRWKSTFLPKLQSVAQLDASLQGENVEPTPILMQTYAVLEKRLDFAIFRAMFASSIRQARQFIIRGYVTVNGVKIVHPTYPLKPGDMFRVKSEKVLEALGAKKPSLKEALLIDKTQIRLWNKYVMAARHDPDNTWKAKIKELQRMDASNPEKLKFIEFMKHYNEILESEKLQTIKKSNITTTLTKVIETGEAAKESGDSKESDFQAAFYGDKSVGKAAMNVHKQLESLNVFQKFKGSPSSIASQILGSEKADNASDENKIIRRTVKQSMNEFQALFDGAIRKYYDNKKGNLQTCELPYDSEWAQKLPLHPQINVTELLQNPDKAVHAVNLPWQKGLYGRKESSKPYFTPWKPRPFLAPFAILPHHLEISFKSCSAIYLRDPVARPGHSEVISPFGLPVHQRAYMYYVRKGK, encoded by the coding sequence ATGCCTAGGAAAGCCGTATTACTCAACTCTCTGGCTAAAGGCAGGATACGTGCTTCCTTTAACAAGTATAACTTGTTTAATCTTTACAAAAAGCCCCATATTGAGTTCAGATCTACTACACTATTTCAACAGAAATGGAAATCAAAGCAGGAAACTAGAGCCTATCATGGTGATCACATAACTGAATCGAGATGGAAATCTACGTTTCTGCCTAAGCTGCAGTCCGTTGCCCAACTAGATGCTTCTTTGCAGGGTGAAAATGTGGAACCAACTCCAATTTTGATGCAAACTTATGCTGTGTTGGAAAAAAGATTGGATTTTGCCATATTCCGTGCGATGTTTGCATCTTCGATTAGACAGGCGCGTCAATTTATAATTCGTGGGTATGTTACTGTGAATGGCGTAAAAATTGTTCATCCAACATACCCATTAAAGCCCGGTGATATGTTCAGAGTAAAGTCTGAGAAGGTCCTCGAGGCTTTGGGAGCGAAGAAACCCAGTTTGAAAGAAGCCCTGCTTATTGACAAAACTCAAATTAGACTCTGGAACAAGTACGTGATGGCTGCTAGACACGACCCAGACAATACTTGGAAAGCAAAGATAAAGGAACTGCAGCGAATGGATGCCTCTAACCCGGAGAAATTGAAGTTTATAGAGTTTATGAAACACTACAATGAAATTCTGGAATCTGAGAAACTGCAAACTATTAAGAAATCCAATATCACCACAACTTTGACTAAGGTCATTGAAACAGGCGAAGCTGCGAAGGAATCTGGTGATTCTAAAGAATCCGACTTCCAAGCTGCTTTCTATGGAGATAAATCCGTTGGTAAAGCAGCTATGAATGTTCACAAACAATTGGAATCCTTGAATGTCTTTCAAAAGTTTAAAGGATCTCCTTCGTCGATCGCTTCTCAGATCCTAGGCTCTGAAAAAGCTGACAATGCATCGGATGAAAATAAAATCATTAGAAGAACAGTTAAGCAATCCATGAATGAATTCCAAGCCCTTTTTGACGGAGCTATAAGAAAATACTATGATAATAAAAAGGGTAACCTTCAGACCTGTGAACTTCCTTACGATAGTGAATGGGCCCAAAAGCTTCCTCTACACCCACAAATCAATGTTACTGAGCTACTTCAAAATCCTGATAAAGCTGTCCATGCTGTTAATTTACCGTGGCAAAAGGGTTTATATGGTCGTAAAGAATCTTCCAAGCCTTATTTTACTCCTTGGAAACCTAGACCATTCCTTGCACCATTTGCTATTTTACCGCATCACCTGGAAATTTCTTTTAAGAGCTGTAGTGCGATTTACTTGAGGGATCCAGTGGCTCGTCCAGGTCACTCGGAAGTTATATCGCCATTCGGTTTGCCCGTTCACCAACGAGCATACATGTACTACGTGAGGAAAGGTAAATGA
- the SRV2 gene encoding adenylate cyclase-binding protein (Syntenic homolog of Ashbya gossypii AFR061W; Syntenic homolog of Saccharomyces cerevisiae YNL138W (SRV2)) encodes MPETGSIQGYNLVNLLKRLEDATARLEDVTVYQETYVNSKFGSKRNSPGTPKVQGAGKGIAEASGAPEAGSSEQNVPRSIVEFERFLNEKVNPLVELAEKVDPVVHKATGLLKDAFIAQLDFLRVAIKAKKPGMGSEAFMSAMKPMSEKIVAIGELKDANRQSKYFVHLNSISEGAPLLGWVSVDKPLSLITDFKDAAQFWTNRVLKDFKDTKDGSFEWVKMYLDMMNDLKAYVKEFHPSGPSYKADGLDFAEAYSQVLKEDKPSSKAHASGEEKPATAGQGAGAAPPPPPPPPPAAVFEIQEPAAPRVPSTGVAAVFEELNQGESITRSLRRVDKSQQTHKNPELRVSSSVPSSSGSRNLASKGRRPAVPKTTKMPRKELVGNKWFIEHYEDQQDPIVVEGNKDESIFIGDCSKVLIQIKGKVNAISMTGTDRTNLIVDSSISGIDVIKCTNFGIQVEDTVPQITIDKSDSGAIYLRENSMDTEIYSSSTTSVNVNIPTGEDGDFVEHPIPEQLKHSFANNKLVSTVFEHVG; translated from the coding sequence ATGCCTGAAACTGGCTCAATTCAAGGTTATAATCTTGTAAACTTATTAAAGAGGCTTGAAGATGCCACTGCAAGGTTAGAAGATGTTACTGTTTATCAAGAAACTTATGTTAACTCCAAATTTGGCTCCAAAAGAAACTCTCCTGGCACCCCTAAAGTTCAGGGAGCTGGCAAAGGAATTGCTGAAGCAAGTGGGGCTCCTGAGGCTGGTTCTTCAGAACAAAACGTGCCAAGAAGTATTGTTGAGTTTGAGAGGTTTTTGAATGAAAAGGTTAATCCGTTAGTTGAACTTGCTGAAAAAGTCGATCCAGTTGTGCACAAGGCTACCGGACTGCTAAAGGATGCCTTCATTGCGCAATTGGATTTTTTGCGTGTAGCTATAAAGGCTAAGAAGCCTGGGATGGGTTCTGAAGCGTTTATGAGTGCAATGAAGCCCATGAGCGAAAAGATTGTAGCTATTGGAGAGCTAAAAGATGCTAATAGACAATCCAAATACTTTGTGCACTTGAATTCGATTTCAGAAGGCGCGCCCTTGCTTGGATGGGTTTCAGTAGACAAGCCTCTCTCACTCATTACAGATTTTAAGGATGCTGCTCAATTTTGGACCAACAGGGTCTTGAAAGATTTCAAAGATACTAAAGATGGATCATTTGAGTGGGTGAAGATGTATCTGGACATGATGAACGACTTAAAGGCGTACGTGAAGGAATTCCATCCTTCAGGTCCATCTTACAAGGCAGATGGTTTGGACTTTGCAGAAGCCTACTCACAGGTGCTCAAAGAGGATAAGCCTTCTTCCAAAGCGCATGCTAGCGGAGAGGAGAAGCCTGCTACAGCTGGACAGGGAGCGGGTGCCgcaccaccaccaccaccaccTCCACCTCCTGCAGCAGTGTTTGAGATCCAAGAGCCTGCAGCTCCTAGAGTTCCTAGCACTGGTGTTGCCGCTGTGTTTGAAGAATTAAATCAGGGAGAGTCAATAACTAGATCACTACGCAGGGTGGATAAATCCCAACAAACTCATAAGAACCCAGAACTTCGTGTCTCTTCTTCCGTTCCTTCTAGTTCCGGTTCAAGGAACCTTGCTTCAAAGGGGAGGAGACCTGCTGTTCCCAAAACTACAAAAATGCCAAGAAAGGAATTAGTTGGAAACAAATGGTTTATTGAACACTATGAAGATCAACAGGACCCTATTGTCGTCGAAGGAAACAAGGATGAGTCCATTTTTATTGGTGATTGTTCAAAAGTCCTCATCCAAATAAAGGGAAAGGTGAACGCTATTTCAATGACTGGAACAGATCGTACAAATCTAATTGTTGATTCCAGTATTAGTGGTATTGATGTCATTAAATGCACAAATTTTGGCATTCAGGTTGAAGACACGGTTCCTCAAATTACTATCGACAAGAGTGATTCTGGTGCTATTTACTTAAGAGAGAATTCAATGGACACAGAGATATACAGCTCGTCCACAACATCTGTGAATGTAAACATTCCAACTGGAGAAGATGGTGACTTCGTTGAGCATCCAATCCCGGAGCAATTGAAGCACTCCTTTGCTAATAACAAATTGGTTTCTACTGTGTTCGAACACGTAGGTTAA
- a CDS encoding uncharacterized protein (Syntenic homolog of Ashbya gossypii AFR060C; Syntenic homolog of Saccharomyces cerevisiae YHR127W): MAGIVRKGHGKRVRAKRSIGSNSASGSLFGRIGTATKGNKNNEPRKKELEGASNALRFINGRFVSANDVGVQLREFNNNIVGNGNSSNKKSLKKDAMMRRKLIAQQHASIPIVPPRTVFSSSNYDDKEDISKTKKRKAKNLVISLRNGSEFLGLRNLPVGVKKETLKKALEEHGTCRVSNIKVLDLPTGSATAEVHIVSESSGNELQRLVKQFHGAEIDGRVISADIRSTSEL, encoded by the coding sequence ATGGCTGGAATCGTCAGGAAAGGCCACGGTAAACGTGTTAGAGCAAAGCGTTCGATTGGAAGCAACTCAGCAAGTGGTTCTCTTTTTGGTAGAATTGGTACGGCCACGAAAGGGAACAAAAATAATGAACCCAGAAAGAAGGAGTTAGAAGGTGCTAGTAATGCTTTACGTTTTATCAATGGAAGGTTTGTTAGCGCTAATGATGTTGGAGTTCAGTTACGAGAGtttaataataatatagTAGGCAATGGGAACTCATCGAACAAAAAAAGTTTGAAGAAAGATGCCATGATGAGACGGAAGCTGATAGCGCAGCAGCATGCGTCCATACCTATTGTGCCTCCGAGAACTGTATTTAGCAGCAGCAATTATGATGATAAAGAGGATATCTCGAAAACTAAGAAGAGAAAGGCGAAAAATCTCGTAATATCGTTGAGAAACGGGAGTGAGTTCTTAGGTCTACGAAACCTGCCCGTTGGGGTGAAGAAGGAAACTTTGAAGAAGGCTTTAGAAGAGCACGGTACTTGTAGAGTCTCAAATATAAAAGTTTTGGACTTACCAACGGGCTCAGCAACCGCAGAAGTGCATATCGTGAGCGAGAGTTCGGGTAATGAACTGCAGCGACTTGTAAAGCAGTTTCATGGTGCAGAGATCGACGGTAGAGTTATTTCTGCCGATATCCGCAGCACATCTGAACTGTAG
- the YSF3 gene encoding U2 snRNP complex subunit YSF3 (Syntenic homolog of Ashbya gossypii AFR059W; Syntenic homolog of Saccharomyces cerevisiae YNL138W-A ((YSF3); 1-intron in Ashbya gossypii), with product MSDKIRQEQLFQTMKQKHLGLGTDNTSKAEWFTQINRDTYNTLIGHTSLLEYTALGSSSTKAETRLSLIDKMCNDYTRGI from the exons ATG TCAGACAAGATACGACAGGAACAGTTGTTCCAAACTATGAAGCAAAAGCACCTGGGATTGGGGACTGATAATACTTCGAAGGCTGAGTGGTTTACTCAGATCAATAGAGATACCTATAATACTTTAATAGGCCATACGAGTTTATTAGAATATACTGCGCTGGGCAGCTCTAGTACGAAAGCAGAGACAAGACTCAGTCTGATTGACAAAATGTGCAATGATTACACTAGGGGCATATAA